The Williamsia sp. DF01-3 genome has a window encoding:
- a CDS encoding phosphoribosyltransferase family protein, whose amino-acid sequence MNVPTIGGNSTTSETPYATTRFGLDATHGSGYRSWRVENLIRPGLRRNPRRAHLWVSTVLGKHIPVAPSSIFSAADDLGDLAVRALADRGQRDGLVFGFAETATGLGHAVARRIDATMYLQSTRRHAADVPVAARFEEGHSHATDHLIVPTDSAVLSTELPVVLVDDEISTGATALDAIRSMQEIHPRSLYVVASLVDMRTSDDIVRCEQRADALEASVHFVSLAQGATSIPPDLTDRVLQLPAPSPPAVRERGHVERLDVAWPSHVPDGGRYGFSRSDWPHFDRAVTEVAQRVVSRLDATRPTVVIGHEELMYLPQRIAAELSVWSQAPVLSQTTTRSPAHVIDDPTYPLRRGYHFQAPEPDDARDRYLYNATHDHDGARVVMIVDSPADTPALSGPGGLVDVVSARGDDLLLVVVPATDYRLLCAARTGR is encoded by the coding sequence ATGAACGTCCCGACGATCGGCGGCAACTCGACAACGTCTGAAACCCCCTACGCCACAACCAGATTTGGTCTGGACGCCACCCACGGGTCCGGGTACCGATCGTGGCGGGTCGAGAATCTGATCCGGCCTGGCCTCCGGCGCAATCCCCGGCGGGCACACCTCTGGGTGTCCACTGTCCTCGGCAAGCACATACCGGTCGCCCCGTCGAGCATCTTCTCCGCGGCAGACGATCTCGGCGATCTGGCCGTGCGGGCACTCGCGGATCGAGGGCAGCGAGACGGGCTCGTCTTCGGATTCGCGGAGACGGCCACCGGGCTCGGTCACGCAGTCGCTCGGCGGATCGACGCGACGATGTACCTACAATCGACGCGACGTCACGCGGCCGATGTGCCGGTCGCGGCGCGTTTCGAGGAAGGGCACTCGCACGCGACCGACCATCTCATCGTCCCCACCGATTCCGCGGTTCTCTCCACCGAACTTCCTGTTGTGCTCGTCGACGACGAGATCTCCACCGGGGCAACTGCTTTGGATGCGATCCGCTCGATGCAAGAAATTCACCCGCGGTCGCTGTATGTCGTCGCATCGCTGGTCGACATGCGAACGAGTGACGACATCGTGCGATGTGAGCAGCGCGCTGACGCGCTCGAGGCATCTGTCCACTTCGTCAGCCTTGCGCAAGGGGCGACGTCGATCCCGCCCGACCTGACCGATCGGGTGTTGCAACTCCCGGCACCCTCACCGCCCGCTGTGCGCGAGAGAGGCCACGTCGAGCGACTGGACGTGGCATGGCCATCTCACGTTCCCGACGGCGGACGGTACGGGTTCTCGAGGTCCGACTGGCCGCACTTCGATCGCGCGGTCACGGAGGTGGCGCAGCGAGTCGTCAGTCGCCTCGACGCCACCCGGCCGACAGTGGTCATCGGGCATGAGGAGCTGATGTACCTCCCCCAGCGGATCGCGGCCGAGTTGTCCGTGTGGAGCCAAGCCCCGGTCTTGAGTCAGACCACAACCCGTTCACCGGCCCACGTGATCGACGACCCCACCTACCCCCTGCGCCGGGGGTACCACTTCCAAGCTCCGGAGCCCGATGACGCTCGAGATAGGTATCTGTACAACGCAACTCACGACCACGACGGCGCCCGCGTCGTGATGATCGTCGATTCTCCCGCGGACACACCGGCATTGAGCGGGCCCGGAGGTCTGGTGGATGTGGTGAGCGCACGCGGCGACGACCTGCTCCTCGTCGTCGTCCCCGCGACCGACTACCGGTTGCTGTGTGCGGCGAGGACGGGCCGATGA
- a CDS encoding HpcH/HpaI aldolase/citrate lyase family protein, with product MTERTLTDGTDSSRGDGAQAQTGPIKQIEHFADLDPNERERLFHRLPERIDVDATPELLSVALGATLYIPANRERLAELILRQARSGSTSMVIDLEDAIADHDVELAMSNLATVLDDLARRDERVPMLFVRVRRAEQIDELVGRLAAGVGVLSGFVLPKFTATDGGDHLDRIGAASTRIGRVLYAMPIIESTSVLHLESRAYALETIRQVLARHRDKVLAVRIGGTDMCGALGIRRDPDLTIYDVHPVAEVIGSIVNVLGRADGTGFTITGPVWEYYNTHDRMFRPLLRHTPFEQIDAVRFRTHLVSRDLDGLLRELVLDRANGLQGKTVIHPSHVNVVHSMSAVPHEEYVDAVAVLGVDDAGGVEPSAYRNKMNERRPHRNWAVKTLIRAQIFGVLQPEVGVVDLLTSVVDR from the coding sequence ATGACCGAGAGAACACTCACCGACGGGACAGACAGCAGCCGTGGTGACGGGGCGCAGGCCCAAACTGGGCCGATCAAACAGATCGAGCATTTCGCCGATCTCGACCCGAATGAGCGAGAACGCCTGTTTCACCGGTTGCCCGAGCGAATCGATGTGGATGCGACCCCCGAACTCCTCAGCGTGGCCCTCGGTGCAACCCTGTACATCCCGGCCAATCGGGAGCGTCTGGCCGAGCTGATCCTCCGCCAGGCACGAAGTGGATCCACGTCCATGGTGATCGATCTCGAGGACGCGATCGCCGACCACGACGTGGAACTCGCGATGAGCAATCTTGCAACGGTGCTGGACGACCTGGCCCGTCGCGACGAACGGGTACCTATGCTGTTCGTCCGGGTGCGACGCGCCGAGCAGATCGATGAACTCGTCGGCAGACTCGCTGCAGGGGTCGGCGTGCTCTCCGGTTTTGTGCTGCCCAAGTTCACCGCAACCGATGGTGGTGACCACCTGGACCGGATCGGTGCCGCGAGCACACGGATCGGACGGGTGCTGTACGCGATGCCGATCATCGAGTCGACCTCGGTCCTGCATCTCGAGTCGCGGGCATACGCTCTGGAGACGATCCGCCAGGTACTGGCCCGGCACCGTGACAAGGTGCTCGCGGTGAGGATCGGTGGCACCGACATGTGTGGCGCGCTCGGGATCCGGCGTGACCCGGACCTGACCATCTATGACGTTCACCCGGTCGCCGAGGTCATCGGCTCGATCGTGAACGTGCTCGGGCGCGCCGATGGCACGGGGTTCACCATCACCGGACCGGTCTGGGAGTACTACAACACTCACGACAGGATGTTCCGCCCACTGTTGCGCCACACGCCTTTCGAGCAGATCGACGCAGTCCGATTCCGCACGCACCTCGTCAGCCGAGACCTCGACGGGCTGCTGCGTGAGCTGGTCCTCGATCGGGCGAACGGTCTGCAGGGAAAGACGGTGATCCATCCATCGCATGTGAACGTCGTCCACTCGATGAGTGCGGTGCCGCACGAGGAGTATGTCGATGCGGTGGCGGTGCTCGGGGTCGACGACGCGGGCGGGGTCGAGCCGTCGGCGTACCGGAACAAGATGAACGAACGGCGGCCCCACCGGAACTGGGCGGTCAAGACTTTGATCAGAGCGCAGATCTTCGGGGTGCTGCAACCGGAGGTCGGGGTCGTGGATCTGCTCACCTCGGTGGTCGACCGATGA